One genomic segment of Chelonia mydas isolate rCheMyd1 chromosome 1, rCheMyd1.pri.v2, whole genome shotgun sequence includes these proteins:
- the RS1 gene encoding retinoschisin: MPECPYHKPLGFESGALPSDQISCSNSEQYTGWYTSWTANKARLNGQGFGCAWLSKFQDNGQWLQIDMKEVKVISGILTQGRCDADEWMTKYSVQYRTDENLNWIYYKDQTGNNRVFYGNSDRSSIVQNLLRPPIVSRYIRLIPLGWHVRIAIRMELLECMSKCA; this comes from the exons ATGCCAG AGTGTCCCTATCATAAACCCCTTGGGTTTGAGTCAGGAGCGCTTCCTTCCGACCAGATAAGCTGCTCCAATTCAGAGCAGTACACCGGATGGTATACTTCATGGACTGCAAACAAGGCCCGACTTAATGGCCAGGGTTTTGG GTGTGCGTGGCTCTCCAAATTTCAAGACAATGGGCAGTGGCTGCAGATTGACATGAAAGAGGTCAAAGTTATCTCCGGGATACTCACACAGGGGCGCTGTGATGCAGATGAGTGGATGACAAAATACAGCGTGCAGTACAGGACTGATGAGAATCTGAATTGGATTTACTACAAGGACCAGACAGGAAACAACagg GTTTTCTATGGAAACTCAGACAGATCATCCATTGTCCAGAATCTCCTGCGCCCGCCGATTGTTTCCCGCTACATCCGATTAATACCGCTAGGCTGGCATGTACGCATTGCCATCAGGATGGAGCTGCTGGAGTGCATGAGTAAATGTGCTTAA